One Novosphingobium sp. 9U genomic window, CGATGGCTCCGGCGAACACGCCGAACAGCATGATCGGGACCGTGGCCGAGGACTGCACCAGCGCCACCAGCTGGTGCGAGGTGGTCAGCTCGGTCATCATCCAGGCCGCGGCGATCGACTGGATCGTGCCGCCCAGGTTGGAGAACAGGTTGGCGATCCAGATCGCGCGGAACACCGGATAGCGGAACGGCGAGAACGTGCCGGTGCCGGGATCGGGGTGCCCGATTGGCTCCAGCGCCTTGCTGGTCAGGGATGGTTTCGCGTCTGGCACCCGATTCGGGTAAGGCGCAGAAGCGCGGCCCGCAAGTTCAGAACAGGTAGCGCATCTTGATGTTGAGATGCTCGCCGAAGCCGTTGACGGGGAAAGCGGCGCTGTCGAAGCGGGGCGGCCCCATCATCACCGGCGCGTCCTGCGAAAAGCCGAAACCCTCGCGCGGGATCATCAGTCGCTTGTCGAGCTTGCCGTTCGCGTTCTCGTCATGGATCAGCGCGATAGCGTAGCGGCCAGCGCCGACCTTGCCGAAGTCCAGCGACGGTGCGGCCGCCGGCACGATCAGGCGCTTGGCCGCGGGATCGTTCTGGCAGTTGGGGAACTTGTCTGGCCGCATCGTCAGGCAGGCGAGGATCTGCCCCTTGGCGGAGCGCAAGCCGGTGACGGAGGCACTGACGTCGGTACTCGGCTGCACCGCGCCCACCAGAGCGGGCGCGGCCGCAACGACGATCAGGGCGCCGAGAGCCCGCGATCGGTCGCGCAAAGGTGATCCCAGAACCGGAAGTAGAGGCCGTAGTTGCATTTGTACTGCTCGTGATGGCGCTGATGGTGGCTGGCCGTTATCAGCCAGTGTCCCAACGACGAATTAATGAGCCAACGCGGGAACATCTCCCACCCCATGTGGTTGGTTATGCCCATTACCGTCATCACGAGCAAGACAATGCCGAGCACGGCGACGTGGATCGGCACGAAAAACACCAGCGCGGGCACCACCACGGCGCCGGTGATCGCCTCCAGAGGATGAAAGCTCATCGCTGCCCAGGCTGTCGGCGGCCGGCTGGCGTGGTGCACGGCATGGGCCGCCGCGAACACCTTGGGCCGGTGCATCCAGCGATGGGTCCAGTAGAACCAGGTGTCGTGCAGGAACAGGTAGACGAATAGCGAGCCCGGCAGCCACCACAGCGGGTAGGCATGCACATCGGTGTAGATGCGTGTCCACCCTCGCGACTGCCAGCCCCAGGCCGCCACGCCGGCAGGCACGCCGTAGATGGCGGCGGAGAGCAGCGACCAGCGCAGTTCGCTGCCGATCTGCTTGTTCATGCCCCGGTAGAGGCCGGGCCGCACGCGCGAGGTGATCCAGGCGAACAGGCCGCTGGTCAGCAGATAACGCACGCCGACGATCGCGGTCATGGCGAGCGCGGAAAGCGTTACGGCGATTAGGGCTTGAGCCATGCGCGGCTTATGCCCTCTGTTACATGTAAGGCATAGCGCGTTCTAGAACGCAGCCGTCGCAAGCCCCTCCACCGCCGCCGCAGGCAGTGGTGGAGGGGCTTGACCTCTTCACTCGATCAACCAGCGCGGCGAACGCTGCCCTTGTGCGCGCCGACGGTCTTGGGTCCACGCGGACGGAAGCTGCGCTTCTGCCCGTCGCCCTGTGCGCGAT contains:
- a CDS encoding sterol desaturase family protein is translated as MAQALIAVTLSALAMTAIVGVRYLLTSGLFAWITSRVRPGLYRGMNKQIGSELRWSLLSAAIYGVPAGVAAWGWQSRGWTRIYTDVHAYPLWWLPGSLFVYLFLHDTWFYWTHRWMHRPKVFAAAHAVHHASRPPTAWAAMSFHPLEAITGAVVVPALVFFVPIHVAVLGIVLLVMTVMGITNHMGWEMFPRWLINSSLGHWLITASHHQRHHEQYKCNYGLYFRFWDHLCATDRGLSAP
- a CDS encoding DUF2141 domain-containing protein, yielding MRDRSRALGALIVVAAAPALVGAVQPSTDVSASVTGLRSAKGQILACLTMRPDKFPNCQNDPAAKRLIVPAAAPSLDFGKVGAGRYAIALIHDENANGKLDKRLMIPREGFGFSQDAPVMMGPPRFDSAAFPVNGFGEHLNIKMRYLF